One window of the Salvelinus fontinalis isolate EN_2023a chromosome 2, ASM2944872v1, whole genome shotgun sequence genome contains the following:
- the LOC129826036 gene encoding GTPase IMAP family member 7-like, with amino-acid sequence MASGPPQTELRLVLLGRTRAGQSAAGNAILGRQAFFTQTASEPAVTQECEKHRGTIAGRWVSVVVAQDWFCSERPPEEVRHHVSSCVALSAPGPHAFLLCVPVDRPADMELRALEALEKVFGPTAVSGHTLILFTHTDQMVLGQQLDEYIATRRKDLLELVVMCGDRYHSLERRSRGEKDERKSVEELLEKVEQTVKESGVEFYSCPLYQEAEARVREKQAEIVWQRRGGEELNEEVPSSASLPEQELDDEEMARVREEAERSVHNLNIDTEGIASLSPASSSPSFLLSLWQGLTGWLRGLPKMLRMESLLGSFIGLFVGGPVGRMLGATVGSVATEVGRRKTPKTEKKK; translated from the exons AGCTGAGGCTGGTTCTGCTTGGCCGGACAAGAGCAGGACAGAGTGCAGCTGGAAACGCCATACTGGGCCGCCAGGCTTTCTTTACCCAGACTGCCAGTGAGCCAGCTGTCACTCAGGAATGTGAGAAGCACAGAGGAACCATTGCAGGGAGATGG GTATCAGTGGTAGTCGCCCAAGACTGGTTCTGCTCAGAGCGCCCCCCGGAGGAGGTGAGGCACCATGTCTCCTCTTGCGTGGCCCTGTCGGCCCCAGGGCCTCATGCCTTCCTGCTGTGTGTCCCTGTGGACCGGCCGGCTGACATGGAGCTGCGGGCCCTGGAGGCCCTGGAGAAGGTTTTTGGCCCCACTGCAGTCAGTGGACACACCCTGATCCTCTTCACCCACACAGACCAGATGGTTCTGGGACAACAGCTGGACGAGTACATCGCCACCAGACGCAAAGACCTACTGGAGCTGGTGGTGATGTGTGGAGATCGCTATCACTCtctggagaggaggagtagaggagagaaggatgagaggaaGAGTGTGGAAGAGCTGCTGGAGAAGGTTGAACAGACTGTAAAAGAGAGCGGGGTGGAGTTCTACAGCTGCCCCCTCTACCAGGAGGCTGAGGCCAGGGTGAGAGAGAAGCAGGCAGAGATAGTGTggcagagaagagggggagaggagctTAATGAAGAGGTGCCCTCCTCAGCCTCACTTCCAGAGCAAGAGCTAGATGATGAAGAGATGGCAAGAGttagggaggaggcagagaggagtgtGCACAACCTGAACATAGACACAGAGGGTATTGCCTCTCTTtctcctgcctcctcctctccctcatttCTCTTGTCCTTGTGGCAGGGGTTGACAGGGTGGCTGAGGGGGCTGCCCAAGATGCTGAGGATGGAGTCTCTGCTGGGGTCTTTCATTGGCCTGTTTGTAGGTGGGCCCGTTGGGCGGATGCTGGGGGCCACTGTGGGCTCAGTAGCCACTGAAGTGGGGAGAAGGAAGACCCCgaagacagagaaaaagaaatAA